In the Flagellimonas sp. MMG031 genome, one interval contains:
- a CDS encoding Ig-like domain-containing protein gives MKTQWILFWVIASLAFQVKAQYVIGSVEELKNLKSLPQEKVYLHHTGPIVFTGEYVHYAFYCFNAQNNRASDISFTGYVALVNQQGEYVLEQKVRLQNGLSHGDFFVNTDVPSGNYKLLGYTQWMKNNGLEQVFKDDLVIINPYQQDQSQLMSTSLEEERGVIETTRPVDSSMVQIKLSEKRVGTRTKVSLQLVNYKAKLGHGTYTLKIQKKDEIKTKPAENAISYARSYFDVKGELDKKVGDSLFLPEQRGELLFGKVTDPQGNPLPDTKIVVSVPGEGFLLKFATTDAQGNFYTYLRKDYKQDRAIIQPTDHTQDVRVSFGTLPNLDASGLVFGDFRLPSSAIEAIKKRSIYNQLENQFFSAKPDSVLLGDPVDPFDGGIPNTIYLDDYTRFPTFQETLVEVFNLAGYRNSSSGSDYIRIAQDFEKYTEEANSYPAIVLIDGVYIPDHEKIKNFDARKIESISTVPDQFVMAGKDYQGIMSVKTIAGNYFEEYTPEYGINVPIKKARPQKNYFEQRYGVEGSDQNHIPDYRRILLWEPQVELTDADVQFEFYTSDLSGEFDVVLDGFTSYGKPISVYETILVQDDSQ, from the coding sequence ATGAAAACACAATGGATACTTTTTTGGGTTATCGCATCCTTGGCCTTTCAAGTCAAGGCACAATATGTAATAGGCAGTGTGGAAGAATTAAAGAATCTCAAAAGTCTGCCGCAGGAAAAGGTCTATCTGCACCATACGGGCCCCATCGTGTTTACGGGAGAGTATGTACATTATGCCTTTTATTGTTTTAATGCGCAGAACAACCGGGCCAGTGATATCAGCTTTACAGGCTACGTGGCCTTGGTCAACCAGCAGGGGGAATACGTGCTGGAACAAAAGGTGCGGTTGCAGAATGGCCTGTCCCACGGCGACTTTTTTGTCAACACCGACGTTCCTTCGGGAAACTATAAACTGTTAGGGTATACCCAATGGATGAAGAACAACGGATTGGAACAGGTCTTCAAGGATGATCTGGTCATCATCAACCCCTACCAACAGGACCAGTCACAACTGATGTCCACTTCCTTGGAAGAGGAAAGGGGGGTTATTGAAACAACACGACCTGTGGATTCCTCCATGGTGCAGATAAAACTGTCAGAAAAAAGGGTGGGCACCCGAACAAAGGTCAGTTTACAGTTGGTGAACTACAAGGCCAAGCTGGGTCATGGAACGTATACCTTAAAGATCCAAAAAAAGGACGAAATCAAAACAAAACCTGCCGAAAACGCCATTTCCTATGCCCGTTCCTATTTTGATGTGAAGGGCGAGCTGGACAAGAAGGTGGGTGACAGCCTTTTTCTGCCCGAGCAGCGCGGGGAACTCTTGTTCGGCAAGGTGACCGACCCACAGGGGAACCCATTGCCCGATACCAAAATAGTGGTTTCCGTGCCGGGTGAGGGTTTCTTGCTCAAATTCGCCACCACCGATGCACAGGGGAACTTTTACACCTATCTGAGAAAGGACTATAAGCAAGATAGGGCCATTATCCAGCCCACCGATCATACGCAGGATGTTCGGGTATCCTTCGGTACCTTGCCGAATCTGGATGCTTCGGGACTTGTATTTGGTGATTTTCGCTTACCATCCAGTGCTATTGAAGCGATAAAAAAGCGCAGTATTTACAATCAACTGGAAAACCAGTTCTTTTCTGCAAAACCGGATTCCGTTCTTTTGGGAGACCCTGTAGACCCTTTTGATGGGGGAATACCCAATACCATTTATTTGGACGATTACACGCGTTTCCCCACCTTTCAGGAAACCTTGGTGGAAGTCTTTAATTTAGCAGGCTACAGGAACAGTAGTAGTGGCAGTGATTATATCCGGATTGCACAGGATTTTGAGAAGTATACCGAGGAGGCCAATAGTTACCCGGCCATTGTGCTGATCGATGGGGTATATATTCCCGACCATGAAAAGATAAAGAACTTTGATGCCCGTAAAATTGAATCCATCAGTACCGTTCCCGATCAGTTTGTGATGGCGGGCAAGGATTACCAAGGGATTATGTCGGTCAAGACCATCGCGGGCAATTATTTTGAAGAGTACACCCCAGAATATGGGATCAATGTGCCCATAAAAAAGGCCCGGCCGCAAAAAAATTATTTTGAACAACGCTACGGCGTCGAAGGAAGCGACCAAAATCATATCCCCGACTACAGACGGATTCTCTTATGGGAGCCGCAGGTAGAGCTTACTGATGCAGATGTACAGTTTGAGTTCTACACTTCGGACCTTTCTGGGGAATTTGACGTAGTTTTGGATGGATTCACCAGCTACGGAAAGCCGATTTCGGTGTATGAGACCATTCTGGTGCAAGATGACAGCCAATAA